In Colwellia sp. PAMC 20917, a single genomic region encodes these proteins:
- the acpS gene encoding holo-ACP synthase, with protein sequence MSVVGIGTDIIEISRIEKMAIKVRDRLALRVLTPIEYEKYQSLKTPALYLAKRWAGKEAASKALGTGIANGVSFQNFEIKSLASGQPQLLLSGRAAELATELGAENWHISLSDEALYATAFVVLSR encoded by the coding sequence ATGTCTGTAGTTGGCATCGGCACTGATATTATTGAAATAAGCCGTATAGAAAAAATGGCGATTAAGGTGCGAGACCGATTAGCGCTTCGTGTGTTAACGCCAATAGAATATGAAAAATACCAATCGTTAAAAACCCCTGCATTATATTTAGCAAAGCGCTGGGCAGGAAAAGAAGCAGCATCCAAAGCGCTTGGTACCGGCATAGCCAATGGGGTTTCATTTCAAAATTTTGAAATAAAATCATTAGCTTCTGGTCAGCCACAACTACTACTAAGTGGTCGTGCAGCAGAGTTAGCAACTGAATTAGGGGCTGAAAACTGGCACATTTCGCTCTCTGATGAAGCATTATATGCTACCGCGTTCGTGGTACTTTCTCGCTAG
- the pdxJ gene encoding pyridoxine 5'-phosphate synthase — protein MSELLLGVNVDHIATLRQARGTNYPDPVYAASVAEHAGADGITVHLREDRRHIQDRDIYVLKQTLHTRMNFEMAVTDEMLAIACEVKPEFCCLVPEKREELTTEGGLDIVGNFDKISRAVAQLTAAGIETSLFIDADKSQIDAAIASKAPYIEIHTGHYADAKNEQDQKIELIRLIEGIKYAHANGLKVNAGHGLNYFNVKPIAAIEEIIELNIGHAIIARAVIDGLDKAIRDMKQLMREARS, from the coding sequence ATGAGCGAACTATTATTAGGCGTTAATGTTGACCATATTGCTACCTTAAGACAAGCAAGAGGCACAAATTATCCTGATCCTGTCTATGCTGCATCAGTAGCAGAGCACGCTGGAGCCGATGGCATTACCGTGCATTTACGTGAAGACCGCCGTCATATTCAAGACCGTGATATTTATGTACTAAAGCAAACATTGCATACCCGAATGAATTTTGAAATGGCGGTCACTGATGAAATGCTGGCTATAGCATGTGAGGTTAAACCAGAATTTTGTTGCCTAGTCCCTGAAAAACGTGAAGAGTTGACGACTGAAGGTGGCTTAGACATTGTTGGTAATTTTGATAAAATTAGCCGTGCAGTGGCACAACTCACTGCTGCAGGTATAGAAACAAGTTTATTTATTGATGCTGATAAAAGTCAAATTGATGCTGCTATTGCAAGTAAAGCTCCTTATATTGAAATTCATACTGGCCATTATGCTGATGCAAAAAATGAACAAGATCAAAAAATTGAATTGATCCGTTTAATTGAAGGTATTAAATATGCGCATGCTAATGGTTTGAAAGTTAATGCTGGGCACGGGTTAAATTACTTTAATGTTAAACCTATTGCGGCAATTGAAGAGATAATCGAACTTAACATTGGTCATGCTATTATTGCTCGAGCGGTGATTGACGGATTAGACAAAGCTATTCGCGATATGAAACAGCTAATGAGAGAAGCGCGTAGTTAA
- the recO gene encoding DNA repair protein RecO — MEEFEQSAFLLHSRPYRENQILLEFLTAQQGKVSAISYLGKSLKSNKKALLQPFSPLKIVLKGQGSLKYLQRVEPERKSYQLSGNYLYSGFYLNELQVRLLGEHIPYDELFCQYQQSIEQLSEQRSIEFILRNFENRLLEELGLTIDYSTIFSENNHRYHYFPEQGFVPIISKQVQTGYNAVHLKAIAEEDLSSKDVMQTYKVLMRQIINHLLDGKPLNSRKLFTKNS; from the coding sequence ATGGAAGAATTTGAGCAAAGTGCTTTTTTATTGCATTCACGACCTTATCGTGAAAATCAAATATTGCTTGAATTCTTAACCGCTCAACAAGGAAAAGTGTCTGCTATTTCTTATTTAGGTAAGTCCTTAAAATCTAATAAAAAAGCTTTACTACAACCTTTCTCTCCGCTAAAAATTGTTTTGAAAGGTCAAGGCAGCCTCAAGTATTTACAACGTGTCGAACCCGAAAGAAAATCCTACCAGCTCAGTGGTAATTACCTCTACAGTGGCTTTTACCTTAACGAGTTACAAGTGCGTCTACTGGGTGAACATATCCCTTATGACGAACTTTTTTGTCAATATCAACAAAGTATTGAACAATTATCGGAACAACGTTCAATTGAATTTATATTGAGGAATTTTGAAAATAGATTACTAGAAGAATTAGGGTTAACTATTGATTATTCAACGATATTTTCAGAAAATAATCATCGTTATCATTATTTCCCTGAACAAGGTTTTGTCCCGATAATAAGCAAGCAGGTACAGACTGGTTACAATGCTGTGCATTTAAAGGCGATAGCCGAAGAAGATTTATCATCTAAAGACGTCATGCAAACGTATAAAGTGCTGATGCGGCAAATTATTAATCATTTACTAGATGGTAAACCACTTAATAGCCGGAAATTATTTACAAAAAATTCATAA
- the era gene encoding GTPase Era: protein MTSENKHCGLIAIVGRPNVGKSTLLNSLLGQKISITSRKPQTTRHRILGILTEENKQAVLVDTPGLHSDEKRAINRLMNRAASSSIAEVELVVFLVEGTHWTTDDELVLSKIKKSGARCILVINKIDNVQDKESLLPHLQKLGEKHNFSDIVPISAAKGDNVDTIRQLCLSSLPEGDFWFPDDYVTDRSSRFMASEIIREKLIRFTGDELPYSTTVEVEQFKMDEKGIIHINALILVERKSQKRMVIGNGGERLKTIGQEARRDMEALFEQKVFLETWVKVKSGWADDERALRSLGYGDEYSG, encoded by the coding sequence ATGACAAGTGAAAATAAACATTGTGGCTTAATTGCTATTGTCGGTCGTCCTAATGTTGGTAAATCAACATTGCTTAACAGCTTGTTAGGCCAAAAAATTAGTATCACCTCACGCAAGCCACAAACGACACGCCATCGTATTTTAGGAATTTTAACAGAAGAAAATAAACAAGCGGTATTAGTTGATACTCCTGGTTTGCATTCTGATGAGAAACGCGCGATTAATCGCTTAATGAATCGTGCTGCAAGTAGTTCAATAGCAGAAGTCGAATTAGTGGTTTTCTTGGTTGAAGGTACACATTGGACAACTGATGACGAACTTGTGCTTAGTAAGATAAAAAAATCTGGCGCTCGTTGTATCTTAGTGATTAATAAAATCGATAATGTTCAAGATAAAGAATCATTATTACCTCACTTGCAGAAATTAGGCGAGAAGCACAACTTTAGTGATATCGTACCTATCTCTGCAGCGAAAGGCGATAACGTTGATACCATTCGTCAACTTTGTCTTAGTTCACTGCCTGAAGGTGATTTCTGGTTCCCAGATGATTATGTTACTGACCGTTCAAGTCGTTTTATGGCTTCTGAAATTATTCGTGAAAAACTTATTCGTTTCACTGGTGATGAATTGCCCTATTCAACGACCGTCGAAGTTGAACAATTTAAAATGGACGAAAAGGGTATCATCCATATTAATGCGCTGATTTTAGTGGAACGAAAAAGTCAAAAGCGTATGGTTATAGGTAATGGTGGGGAGCGACTTAAAACAATTGGTCAAGAAGCTCGTCGTGATATGGAAGCGCTTTTTGAACAGAAAGTGTTTCTTGAAACTTGGGTGAAAGTGAAATCTGGCTGGGCTGATGATGAACGTGCACTGCGTAGTTTAGGCTATGGGGATGAATATTCAGGTTAG
- the rnc gene encoding ribonuclease III → MKSSAVALTRLSKKLGYTFNDNDLLLQALTHRSAKGTHNERLEFLGDSILGFVIAEVLYQQFPSHDEGDLTRMRSSLVRGVTLAEIGRGFNLGEYLILGPGELKSGGHRRDSILEDAVEAIIGAVYLDSDNDTTKALVLSWFAERLDIIRPGNEQKDPKTRLQEYLQARKIALPLYEVIHTSGQSHNQQFTVRCTTNVINTEVITKGTSRRKAEQAAAQQVLALIFDKK, encoded by the coding sequence GTGAAAAGCTCAGCAGTCGCACTAACTAGACTCAGTAAAAAGTTAGGATACACCTTTAATGATAATGACTTATTGCTTCAAGCATTAACACACCGAAGTGCTAAAGGAACTCATAACGAACGTTTAGAGTTTCTTGGCGACTCCATTCTTGGTTTTGTCATTGCTGAAGTACTTTATCAGCAATTTCCTTCTCATGACGAAGGTGATTTAACACGAATGCGCTCTAGCCTTGTGCGAGGTGTTACCTTAGCTGAAATTGGCCGAGGCTTTAATTTAGGCGAATACTTAATTTTAGGCCCAGGTGAATTAAAAAGCGGTGGCCATCGTCGAGATTCCATTTTAGAAGATGCCGTTGAAGCAATTATCGGCGCTGTCTATTTAGATTCAGATAACGACACCACTAAAGCGTTAGTGCTTAGCTGGTTTGCTGAACGATTAGATATTATTAGACCCGGTAACGAACAAAAAGATCCTAAAACACGTTTACAAGAATATTTACAAGCACGTAAAATTGCTTTACCACTTTATGAAGTCATTCACACCAGTGGTCAGTCTCATAATCAACAGTTTACTGTGCGATGTACAACCAATGTGATAAACACCGAAGTGATCACTAAAGGCACTAGCCGTCGTAAAGCCGAACAAGCCGCAGCGCAACAAGTACTCGCGCTCATTTTTGATAAAAAATAA
- the lepB gene encoding signal peptidase I, whose amino-acid sequence MAVYFSIFLVIITSITGIVWLADKFYLAPQRKLKLADAQAQCQEVLPAEVIAQLLEPSAIVDTSVQIFPVIAFVLILRSFLWEPFQIPSGSMMPTLLDGDFILVNKFVYGLRDPVARNKFIEVGLPERGDVVVFKYPQDPKIDYIKRVIGLPGDRIIYRNKSIYIKPACQESDVKCPDFEQVINTFKKEDESPDGSYGLSRYTADMPNKTHDILMDNQILPRTQHFYQQKNTQRDEFFVPEGHYYVMGDNRDNSLDGRFWGFVPEENLVGEAVAIWMSFDFDRDEESFLPKWIPTNVRFSRLGGIN is encoded by the coding sequence ATGGCTGTTTATTTTTCAATATTTCTCGTTATTATTACTAGTATCACTGGCATTGTTTGGTTAGCTGATAAGTTTTATTTAGCGCCGCAACGTAAATTAAAATTAGCTGACGCTCAAGCCCAATGTCAAGAAGTTTTGCCAGCTGAGGTTATCGCTCAATTATTAGAGCCTTCAGCAATTGTTGATACGTCGGTACAAATATTTCCGGTTATCGCTTTTGTTTTGATTTTACGTTCTTTTTTATGGGAACCGTTTCAAATACCTTCGGGCTCTATGATGCCGACATTACTTGATGGCGATTTTATTTTAGTCAATAAATTCGTATATGGATTACGCGATCCTGTTGCACGTAATAAATTTATTGAGGTCGGGCTACCAGAACGTGGCGATGTGGTGGTCTTTAAATATCCACAAGACCCAAAGATTGATTATATTAAGCGTGTTATTGGTTTGCCTGGCGATAGAATTATTTATCGTAACAAATCCATATATATCAAGCCTGCTTGTCAAGAAAGTGACGTTAAATGCCCAGACTTTGAGCAAGTAATAAATACCTTTAAAAAAGAAGATGAGTCACCTGACGGTTCATATGGCTTAAGCCGTTACACGGCTGATATGCCAAACAAGACACATGATATTTTAATGGATAATCAAATACTGCCACGCACGCAGCACTTTTATCAACAGAAAAATACCCAACGCGATGAGTTCTTTGTACCTGAAGGTCATTATTATGTGATGGGGGATAACCGCGATAATAGCCTTGATGGACGCTTTTGGGGCTTTGTACCCGAAGAAAATCTTGTTGGCGAAGCCGTAGCAATTTGGATGAGTTTTGATTTTGATCGTGACGAAGAGAGCTTTTTACCTAAGTGGATACCGACTAATGTCAGGTTTTCACGTTTAGGTGGAATAAACTAA
- the lepA gene encoding translation elongation factor 4 produces MKNIRNFSIIAHIDHGKSTLSDRLIQHCGGLQEREMEAQVLDSMDIERERGITIKAQSVTLDYLAKNGETYQLNFIDTPGHVDFSYEVSRSLASCEGALLVVDAGQGVEAQTVANCYTALEMDLEVIPILNKIDLPQADPDRVSEEIEDIIGIDATGAVQCSAKTGLGIEDVLETIVANIPAPTGDPTGNLQALIIDSWFDNYQGVVSLVRVMNGEVKKGDKMVVMSTGQVHQIDKVGIFTPKQKETGILRTGEVGFIIAGIKEIHGAPVGDTITIHKKEAAKALAGFKKVQPQVYAGIFPISSDDYENFRDALNKLSLNDASLFFEPENSSALGFGFRIGFLGMLHMEIVQERLAREYDLDLITTAPTVNYEIACTNGDVISIDNPGDLPAINSIDEIREPIVEANILVPQEHLGNVITLCIEKRGVQKDIIYHGKQVAVRYELPMAEVVMDFFDKLKSTSRGYASLDYNFIRFEAADMVRVDVMINGDRVDALAMITHRGNSVARGRMLVDKLKELIHRQMFDIAIQAAIGNNVIARTTVKQLRKNVTAKCYGGDISRKKKLLQKQKDGKKRMKQVGNVEVPQEAFLAVLKLES; encoded by the coding sequence ATGAAAAATATACGTAACTTTTCAATTATCGCCCATATCGATCATGGTAAATCTACACTTTCTGATCGCTTGATCCAACATTGTGGTGGCTTACAAGAACGTGAAATGGAAGCACAAGTCCTAGACTCTATGGACATTGAGCGTGAGCGCGGCATCACGATTAAAGCGCAAAGTGTTACGCTTGATTACTTAGCCAAAAATGGTGAAACGTATCAGCTTAACTTTATCGATACGCCGGGTCATGTTGATTTTTCTTATGAAGTTTCGCGTTCACTTGCTTCTTGTGAAGGTGCCTTACTTGTTGTCGATGCCGGACAAGGCGTTGAAGCACAAACCGTTGCCAACTGTTATACCGCCCTTGAAATGGATCTAGAAGTTATTCCAATTTTAAATAAGATTGATTTACCTCAAGCGGATCCGGATCGCGTTAGCGAAGAAATTGAAGATATCATTGGTATTGATGCGACAGGTGCAGTGCAGTGTTCTGCAAAAACTGGCTTAGGTATCGAAGATGTTTTAGAAACTATCGTTGCCAATATCCCTGCGCCAACCGGCGATCCTACGGGTAACTTACAAGCCTTGATCATTGATTCTTGGTTTGATAATTACCAAGGCGTTGTTTCATTAGTGCGTGTGATGAATGGCGAAGTGAAAAAAGGCGATAAAATGGTGGTCATGTCGACAGGACAAGTTCACCAAATTGATAAAGTCGGAATATTCACACCAAAACAAAAAGAAACGGGTATTTTAAGAACCGGTGAAGTTGGTTTTATTATTGCTGGTATTAAAGAAATACATGGCGCGCCAGTGGGCGATACTATTACCATTCATAAAAAAGAAGCCGCAAAAGCACTTGCCGGTTTCAAAAAGGTTCAACCGCAAGTTTATGCTGGGATTTTCCCAATAAGTTCTGATGACTACGAAAATTTCCGTGATGCGTTGAACAAGTTAAGCTTAAACGATGCTTCTTTGTTTTTTGAACCAGAAAACTCATCTGCGCTTGGCTTTGGCTTTCGTATTGGTTTCCTTGGTATGTTGCATATGGAGATTGTTCAAGAGCGTTTAGCGCGTGAATATGACCTTGACCTTATTACAACAGCCCCTACGGTTAACTATGAAATTGCTTGTACCAACGGTGACGTAATATCTATTGATAACCCCGGAGATTTACCGGCTATCAACAGTATTGACGAAATTCGTGAACCTATTGTTGAAGCAAATATCTTAGTACCCCAAGAACACTTAGGTAATGTTATTACTTTATGTATCGAAAAACGCGGTGTGCAAAAAGATATTATTTATCACGGAAAACAAGTAGCGGTAAGATATGAGCTGCCTATGGCTGAAGTGGTCATGGACTTTTTTGATAAGTTAAAGTCAACGAGTCGAGGTTATGCTTCACTTGATTATAATTTTATCCGCTTCGAAGCTGCCGACATGGTGCGCGTTGATGTGATGATAAATGGCGATCGCGTTGATGCTTTAGCAATGATCACCCACAGAGGTAACTCGGTCGCACGTGGCCGTATGCTCGTCGATAAATTAAAAGAACTTATTCATCGTCAAATGTTTGATATTGCTATTCAAGCGGCGATTGGTAATAACGTTATTGCTCGTACTACCGTTAAGCAATTACGAAAAAATGTTACGGCAAAATGTTATGGTGGTGATATTTCTCGTAAGAAAAAACTACTTCAAAAACAAAAAGATGGTAAAAAACGTATGAAGCAAGTTGGTAACGTTGAAGTACCGCAAGAAGCGTTTTTAGCTGTACTTAAATTAGAAAGTTAG
- a CDS encoding helix-turn-helix domain-containing protein: MYIAIQLRDRGLSKSKIAKLLGISRR, from the coding sequence GTGTATATAGCCATTCAACTTCGAGATAGAGGTTTAAGCAAGTCGAAAATAGCTAAATTACTAGGCATTAGTCGCAGATAA
- a CDS encoding SoxR reducing system RseC family protein, whose translation MIEENATVVAIELAADENAGLTAMHKVTVESQIKSSCSGCKQVDNCGSGQVAKAFPQAKLSLELETELAVKIGDTVVLGLSDKHLLLTAWQVYLWPLMGLVIASVFGQWLVENSIFSHELFAIALGVLGGYIGFSLARHQQKRGKYCNLLIPKILRIHNSMINIVEITD comes from the coding sequence ATGATTGAAGAAAACGCTACGGTTGTTGCCATAGAATTAGCGGCGGATGAAAATGCCGGTCTAACCGCTATGCATAAAGTGACCGTGGAGAGTCAAATTAAATCAAGCTGCAGTGGCTGTAAACAGGTTGATAACTGTGGCAGTGGTCAAGTGGCTAAAGCTTTCCCACAAGCTAAACTTAGCTTAGAATTAGAAACTGAATTAGCGGTAAAAATTGGTGACACTGTGGTCTTGGGTTTATCAGACAAGCATTTATTATTAACCGCTTGGCAAGTGTATCTATGGCCATTGATGGGGCTAGTCATCGCGTCAGTATTTGGCCAATGGCTGGTTGAAAATAGCATATTTAGCCACGAGTTATTTGCGATAGCGTTAGGCGTTTTGGGTGGATACATAGGTTTTTCGCTCGCGAGGCACCAACAAAAACGTGGTAAATATTGTAATTTGTTAATCCCAAAAATTCTCCGTATACATAACTCGATGATCAATATTGTCGAAATTACTGATTAA
- a CDS encoding MucB/RseB C-terminal domain-containing protein, with product MKFLSYVLLLLSISFSAVGEESESAKVWLERLSSALNKLNFSTSFVVVKNNQAQPYHWFHGVDESGKELEILSLLNGPRRDILRKGNVVSYIEPELPPYSVTSQQISGPIPAILSGDISRLENIYDFISVGRSRVLGRPAQLIRIEAKNTHRYAYWLWLDQQSSMLLKLSIVTKQGQQLEQIQFTHLEITEKPSESVLQLNETELPVLVDIPEEYQQQELQWDVNWLPEGFTQINANRHKISLTKQPVEFMLLSDGLVDISIYVNGSQEKQRNADFVMDGATLVLNQVSDGIEVSIVGKIPFKTAKAIADAITIKPPQKP from the coding sequence ATGAAATTCTTAAGTTATGTTTTACTGCTGTTAAGCATCAGCTTTTCAGCGGTTGGTGAAGAAAGTGAGTCGGCAAAAGTTTGGCTCGAACGTTTATCTAGCGCATTAAATAAACTTAATTTTAGCACGTCTTTTGTTGTTGTAAAAAACAATCAAGCTCAGCCATATCACTGGTTCCATGGTGTTGATGAAAGTGGTAAAGAACTTGAGATACTTTCTTTACTCAATGGACCGCGTCGCGATATTTTACGCAAAGGCAACGTAGTTAGCTATATCGAACCTGAACTGCCTCCTTATTCAGTTACTTCTCAACAAATTAGTGGTCCTATTCCTGCTATTTTATCGGGCGATATTTCTCGCTTAGAAAATATTTATGACTTTATTTCTGTTGGCCGAAGTCGTGTTTTAGGCCGACCTGCACAATTGATCAGAATAGAGGCAAAAAATACCCACCGTTATGCCTATTGGCTTTGGTTAGACCAACAATCAAGTATGCTATTAAAGTTGTCTATTGTGACGAAACAAGGTCAACAATTAGAGCAGATTCAGTTTACGCATCTTGAGATCACAGAAAAACCTTCAGAAAGTGTTTTACAGTTAAATGAGACTGAACTTCCTGTGCTAGTTGATATCCCTGAAGAATACCAACAGCAAGAACTGCAATGGGATGTTAACTGGTTGCCAGAGGGCTTTACGCAAATTAACGCTAATCGACATAAAATATCACTAACAAAACAACCCGTTGAATTTATGCTGTTGAGTGATGGTTTAGTCGATATTTCAATTTATGTTAATGGTAGTCAAGAAAAACAACGCAATGCTGACTTTGTTATGGATGGAGCTACTTTGGTGTTAAACCAAGTGAGCGATGGTATTGAAGTGAGTATTGTTGGAAAAATACCGTTTAAAACAGCGAAGGCTATTGCCGACGCAATCACAATAAAACCACCTCAAAAACCATGA
- a CDS encoding sigma-E factor negative regulatory protein has product MSEGKFETVSSCVDNFQHNDKTFDDIINDEHLSTTWDRYHLIGDVLRNDIPDVLQLDLSAEIAKAIAAEPTVLAPKTTNVFMLKLKNKVVEFAKPFGQLAIAASAAGLMVLGVQSNVAQNNETILPSQIVKTIPMAGFAEPVSLNFQEPDRASQKQAFIDQQRRFHALLSDHQQQIKLGSLTIDSTNTDNESETTSIDNKKANKSN; this is encoded by the coding sequence ATGAGTGAAGGTAAGTTTGAAACAGTGTCATCTTGTGTTGATAATTTTCAACATAATGATAAAACGTTTGATGATATTATCAACGATGAACATTTGTCGACTACTTGGGATCGTTATCATTTAATTGGAGATGTTTTACGTAATGACATTCCTGATGTCTTACAACTTGATTTATCTGCTGAAATAGCAAAAGCTATTGCCGCTGAACCGACCGTTTTGGCACCGAAAACGACTAATGTTTTCATGCTTAAGTTAAAAAATAAAGTGGTCGAGTTTGCTAAACCCTTTGGTCAATTAGCGATTGCTGCTTCAGCCGCAGGTTTAATGGTTTTAGGTGTACAAAGTAATGTTGCACAAAATAATGAAACTATTTTACCTAGCCAAATAGTAAAAACTATTCCTATGGCAGGTTTCGCTGAACCGGTCAGCTTGAACTTTCAAGAACCAGACAGAGCTTCACAAAAGCAAGCTTTTATTGATCAACAACGTCGTTTTCATGCTTTGCTGTCTGATCACCAACAGCAAATTAAATTAGGTTCACTGACGATTGATAGCACAAATACAGACAATGAAAGTGAAACAACTAGTATTGACAACAAAAAGGCAAATAAAAGTAATTAA
- the rpoE gene encoding RNA polymerase sigma factor RpoE — MSEINVDQKLVERVQRGDKNAFNLLVTKYQHKVANLVSRYVKNHSDVPDIVQEAFIKAYRALPNFRGDSAFYTWLYRIAVNCAKNHMVASNRKPPGSDIEVEDAEIYDSGEALRENASPEKLLLTNEIKKVIFETIEQLPNDLRTAINLRELEGLSYEEIAHIMDCPVGTVRSRIFRARDAVDKKIRPLLQS, encoded by the coding sequence ATGAGCGAAATAAACGTTGACCAAAAATTGGTTGAACGAGTACAACGCGGAGATAAAAATGCTTTTAACCTTCTGGTGACAAAGTATCAGCATAAAGTAGCAAATTTAGTGTCGCGTTATGTAAAAAATCACAGTGATGTACCCGATATAGTTCAAGAAGCATTTATTAAGGCCTACAGAGCTTTACCTAATTTTAGAGGAGATAGTGCTTTTTATACTTGGCTTTATCGCATAGCCGTTAATTGCGCAAAGAACCATATGGTGGCGAGTAATCGAAAACCTCCGGGCTCTGATATAGAAGTAGAAGATGCTGAAATTTATGATTCAGGTGAAGCTTTGCGAGAAAATGCTTCTCCTGAAAAGTTATTATTAACCAATGAAATCAAAAAAGTTATTTTTGAGACCATTGAGCAACTACCCAATGATTTACGAACGGCAATTAACCTTCGAGAATTAGAAGGGTTAAGTTACGAAGAAATAGCACATATTATGGATTGTCCTGTTGGGACTGTGCGTTCGAGAATATTTAGAGCTCGAGACGCTGTAGATAAAAAAATTAGGCCATTATTACAAAGCTAG
- the nadB gene encoding L-aspartate oxidase, translated as MNKQHNCDVLIIGSGAAGLTLALHLANNADIVVLSKSLVNEGSTFYAQGGVAAVFDENDSVAAHVNDTLIAGAGLCDQEIVQFTAENARACLEWLIGQGVDFDQEEDEKGELRYHLTREGGHSHRRILHSADATGQAIQTTLVDQVKNHPRIRIFERYNAVDLVCEQPNDTNNQQKRCIGAYIWNRNSECVERIFARKTILATGGASKVYQYTSNPDVASGDGIAMAWRAGCRVANMEFNQFHPTCLFHPDAGNFLLTEALRGEGAILRRPDGSRFMPSFDERAELAPRDIVARAIDFEMKRLGADCMYLDISHKPADFIKQHFPNIYEKTQSLGIDITKQPMPVVPAAHYTCGGVMINKQGKTDIESLYAIGEVAYTGLHGANRMASNSLLECLVFARAAAFDIEQKIDRQQSIVALPAWDESRVTNSDEEVVIQHNWHELRLFMWDYVGIVRTTKRLERALHRVELLQREIEDYYQNFRVSNNLLELRNLVQVAELIIRCAMERKESRGLHYTLDYPELSQVATPTILRP; from the coding sequence ATGAACAAACAACACAACTGTGACGTATTAATTATTGGTAGCGGTGCCGCGGGTTTAACGCTTGCTTTACATTTAGCAAATAATGCCGATATCGTTGTACTCAGCAAATCCTTGGTTAATGAAGGTTCAACCTTTTACGCCCAAGGAGGCGTCGCTGCTGTTTTTGATGAGAATGATAGTGTTGCTGCTCATGTAAATGACACTTTAATTGCTGGTGCAGGCTTGTGTGACCAAGAAATAGTGCAATTTACCGCTGAAAATGCGCGAGCATGTTTGGAATGGCTAATTGGCCAAGGTGTTGACTTTGATCAAGAAGAAGATGAAAAAGGTGAGTTACGTTACCATCTAACCCGTGAAGGGGGTCATAGCCATCGCAGAATTCTTCATTCTGCTGACGCCACAGGTCAAGCCATTCAGACCACGTTAGTCGATCAAGTTAAAAATCATCCCCGTATTCGAATCTTTGAACGCTACAATGCGGTTGATTTAGTCTGTGAACAACCAAACGATACCAATAACCAGCAAAAGCGCTGTATTGGTGCCTACATTTGGAACCGAAATAGCGAATGCGTTGAACGTATATTTGCCCGTAAAACCATTTTAGCGACGGGGGGTGCAAGTAAGGTCTACCAATATACTTCAAACCCTGATGTTGCCAGCGGTGATGGTATAGCGATGGCGTGGCGAGCAGGATGCCGTGTCGCTAATATGGAATTTAACCAATTTCACCCGACATGTTTATTCCATCCTGATGCAGGAAATTTTTTGTTAACGGAAGCATTACGCGGCGAAGGCGCTATTTTACGTCGCCCTGATGGCAGTCGATTTATGCCAAGCTTCGATGAACGCGCCGAACTTGCACCTCGAGATATTGTTGCCCGCGCTATTGATTTTGAAATGAAGCGCCTCGGCGCTGATTGTATGTATTTAGATATTAGCCACAAACCTGCTGATTTTATTAAGCAACACTTCCCTAATATCTATGAAAAAACTCAATCTTTAGGCATCGATATTACCAAACAACCTATGCCCGTTGTGCCCGCTGCCCATTACACTTGTGGTGGTGTCATGATTAACAAGCAAGGTAAAACAGATATAGAGAGCTTGTATGCTATTGGCGAAGTCGCTTATACCGGCTTACATGGCGCTAATCGTATGGCAAGTAATTCGTTATTAGAATGTCTGGTATTTGCTCGCGCGGCGGCATTCGACATAGAACAAAAAATTGACCGTCAACAGAGTATTGTTGCGTTACCCGCTTGGGATGAAAGTCGCGTGACAAATTCTGATGAAGAAGTTGTTATACAACATAACTGGCATGAACTGCGATTATTTATGTGGGACTATGTCGGTATTGTCAGAACAACAAAACGTTTAGAAAGAGCGCTGCACCGTGTTGAATTATTGCAAAGAGAAATAGAAGATTACTATCAAAATTTTCGAGTCAGTAATAATTTACTAGAATTAAGAAACTTAGTACAAGTAGCTGAATTAATTATTAGATGTGCGATGGAACGTAAAGAAAGCCGTGGTTTGCACTACACGCTTGATTATCCTGAATTAAGTCAGGTAGCAACCCCAACTATTCTACGTCCTTAA